From Juglans regia cultivar Chandler chromosome 9, Walnut 2.0, whole genome shotgun sequence:
ATTCACTTCCATTGAGGAGTGGTTCTATTACATTACAGTCAATAGTTTTGAACATTTCAATTGAGGACTAACAGAAAATATGAACAAGCACACTCCAAGAACATTACCTACATAAATACGAGTGAACTCCAAAGAAAATGGCATTCTCACACACTCAACTTCTTAATCATTACAGAGCGAAATGGCAAAAGGagttccaaaaaaaaagaaatcaaaagaagAGCTTTCTCGGAGATTGTCTGGATGGAATGGTTGATGGCGAGGTTGAGGACTTGAGGGGGAATGGCATTCCCTTACTTTCTTGGGCCCCCGCAACTTTGTCCGCCAGCTTTGCTGCCCTGGGGTCTGTTAATAGTATCTTCTGAAATGACTGCGAGAAGCCTGTAGCAATTATAGTAACATGAATCTCTCCATTGTAGCGGTCATCCACCACAGCTCCAAATATTATATTAGCAGAAGGATCTGCCAAACTCGTCACAACCTGAAAAACGTCATTACATGTgcatatattaatacattaacATGGAAACCAAAGTGGCAAGTTCCAGGATTGAATGCAGCAATTATAATACCCCTCCCCCAACCCccaaaaaaaacagaaaaaaaaaaaagaaagaagaaataaaaagagaagtagAAAGATTAAGGTGGAACATGCGCTCCACTCCACCTCCAAATATTTACAATCCTAGACCCTTCTGGAGAAACTGCAGTCTGCTGCCACATCCTAATGAATCGAAGCTAACCACCGACAGTAACTTGCAACCTCAGGACAATATAGAATGAATCAAACAAAAGACAATTGAAGCAGCATTCAGTTTGCCTACTCTGAACTTGTCAAATATGCAAACGTTATCGGTTGTTAGAGAACAAAAACTCTCTCAATTACCTCAACAGGTAGCAACAAGAGAATAACCCAGcttttgtaatattatagtacACAAAATATCAAACATACTGATAGGAATTGCTTTTACGGGACAAAATGGACATTCATTTCTATcccccccacccaaaaaaaaaaaaaaccaaaaaatgcaAAAGGCCCAAATCAACTTGCAGATTCTGGGGATTTCAAGCATGGTTCTAAATCAGAACATTCACTTGAAATAAATTCAACATTATTCAACCAATTTAAAATGCAAAATGAATGCTAAAGTATGCCTTCTTTCATGAGAATACAGCAAAAGAAACCAATACCTGAGACACCCTATTCACTTCCTGCAGGGTTATGTCCTTCCCTCCGGTAATATTGTACACTACCCCTGTAGCTGACTGAATTGAGGATCCAATCAGGGGAGCTAAAGTAGCTTGTTCAGCGGCTTCTTCTGCACGATTTTTGCTGGAGGAAACCCCCACTCCAAGCATTGCAGTTCCCGAGTCTTTCATGACTGCTTTTACATCTGCAAAATCAACATTTACCAGTCCAGGTATCTGCAAACGAACATTTCAATCTTCAAATTATCTAGCATAAGCAAAATGACCATGTCCAGGAAGGGGTGAAGAAACAGCTATAGTCATTCTATGATTATATGGACTATtgtttgataattataatttttataggtaatcaagaagttttattcataagagtaggcaaagcccaagtactcagggagtatacatgagaagtatCTAACTAGAGTTTAGAACCGAAAGTACaaaatcatggacatttagcccattacaaacaatagcccccgcccataagaacaatgatttacaaaagaaaactttaagcacCTCCATTGTTCTCTCGCGATCTtcgaagcttctatcatttctcttgtataataattataaatggtCCTGTGTAAATCTCTATTACTATATGACTAATGGCATAATCATGTTATGTCTCACGAGTAGTCACGGACTAACTTAAACTTCTTAATTTAACCGGGTTAGAtattaaaatgtgaaaataCAGTTCAAAAGCACCCACCATGATTATGTCCGAAATTCCTTGCACTCCTTGACGTAGAACATCATCAGCAAGGAGGAAAGCATCCTGGAGGGGCGTCTGCTCATCAGCAATATCCAGGAGACGGTCGTTGGGAATGACTATTAGAGTGTCAACATTCTTTTGCAACTTCTCAATAGCCTCCAATGCCTGAAGAGAAGTAGATAGGATATATTGGAACTTCAAAAGGCTATAGGAATTGGATTGTAGTATAGAtactttttttgataaataataagagattttattcccaagaataggcataagcccaagtacacaggacgtatacaaaggagATACCTACTactttctaaaaacaaaaggaaaactataacaaattctGGAAATTATCATCCATTACAAAAGTgttagcccacaaactcaaagtactaaagaaaaaatctttaaGGTCTCCCAATGAACATTCTTCGTCTTCGAAGCATTTCCCATTCCTTTCaagccatagacaccacatgagacaagaaggaatcatcttccaaatatcaACAGCATTCTTGCTACCCTTCAATCCCTCCACcctaccaataaatccaccacttccttGGGCATTACCCAAAGTAGACCAATCCAattcaaaacctcattccacaagaacttggccacttcacaatgaagaaagagaCTATTAACAGATTCCCCATCCTTtttgcacatgacacaccaatcagcaaTGTACATACCTCTCCTTCTAAGATTTTCAGTTGTCGACACTTTGCCCAGGGATACCACGCAACAGTAAAAAGCAACCTTGGAAAGAGCTTTCAATTTCCATATGTTTCTCCAGGGGAATTCACAGCTCTTGTGACTGGTCAAAATGCTGTAAAAAAAGGAAACTGAGAACTTAGAATTTCCTGCAGGAACCCACAGCATGATGTCCTCCCTACCTAGCATCAACTTTGAGCTGTAAAGTCTTTCCAGAAAATCCTTAACATCATCCACTTCCCAGTCATTAACATCCCTAAAAAAGTTAACATTCCACTGAATATTAGTGTCACTGCAAAAGAAAGAATATCCCACAGCTacattttgatcccttgcaattctaaaaagagagggaaaatccAACTTAAGTGTAGAATCCCCACACCACAAGGCATGCCAGAAAAGTATCCTCTTCCCATCCCCCACCTTTAATCTAATATGATTAGAAAATTCCCCCCATCCTTTTCTAATGAACTTCCACAAACTCACCCCATATGCACCTCTAGTATCTTTtgagcaccaacctccccacaAACTACCATATTTTACATCAATAACATTTTTCCATAAGGCATTTCTTTCCAAGtggtatctccaaagccatttgcCAAGTAATGCTCTATTAAACAATCTCAAGTTTTTTATCCCCAACCCACCACAATCATAGATACTGCAGCAATATTATAAACTATCAGGTTAATTCTGTGTGCCTAGTCTCTATACTACCATTACGGtacatattgttttttataagaaccATTACAGTACATCTTACAGCTAAGCAAAGCACCTCATCTATAATAATCAATATCCATAAGCAGCACACTAGGGTTATTTCTAAAGAACATTCCCACAatcccaaacctaatcaaagcGGATGGAAGAAGCCATCAATTACTGAAGCACTTtcaatatttgttttgcatataTTGTTGGATTAATAAATacttgttttacttataaaaaaaatatatttgttttgcatataGAAGGCTAGCTTTCAGCAATGCTTCAGGATTACAATTTGCAAGTGACAAAATTACAGCTTAAAGAGTAggattctttttttgttctctctcaatTAAATAGTGGAGTTCTGATCATCCAAAGCAAAAGATAAAAGCACAGAGTCACAAATATATTTCTAGCTTCAGAACAGGTTCTGGGAGAATAAATGCAAGGGAAATTCTCCTAGAGCAAAAGGCCTGTACATATGTttaaacagaaagaaaaaatagggcATCTGTTTGTATGTAATTCAATAAATGTGGATGATGCATCAATTAAAGCACTTCAAAACATTTAACTTGGAAATTTTGGATTTCGTATACAATTGAACAACAAATAAGATTTTCATGACTTCCAATATAAACCAAAGTGAACCTGCCTGCAAGGATCTCTTACGTCCTTCAAAACCGAAAGGGTAGGTAACCACACCAACAGTCAAATAACCTGCCTCTTTGGATATTTGGGCAACAACTGGAGCAGCACCAGACCCAGTTCCTCCACCCATACCAGCAGTTATAAACACAAGATCTGACCCCTTAAGAGCACTTGCAATGGCTTCTTTTGATTCCTCCGCAGCTTGTTCCCCCAGAAGTGGATTCCCTCCAGTACCTGCATCTCGAACAAATAATCCAATCAATAGACACGACACTACAACCATAACGTAGATAAGAGTGGAATGGCAATTATATACAAAGAGCAAACAAGAGTGTGACCACCAGACCGCTGGCCTTGGTTGTGATTATTGCCTAAAAGCTTCAATAGAGTGAACTAAGCAGATCAAAATGAGAATGCCAGACCTAGTCCACGTGTCAAAAGCTCTCCTATTTGAAGTGGGTTCTCGGCGGCAGACTTTAATAGTGCTTGTGAATCCGTGTTTATAGCATAGAAATCAACACCCTGAAATATCAAAATAGTAAAACATCAAGATCaacaatctctctcttctatttattaccccataaaaaaaattaagtaattctatgcatcagcctaCACTCTCTACACACcatgcattcaattttttttttttttttttaactcaatacactaagtgtgttgagtgtgtgataaATAGTAGGATAGTAGGCTGAtgctaatattttttcaaaaaaattacaacgCAACACGAGACAAACACAATACAACAAGAAACCACCATCTAGACAATTAGA
This genomic window contains:
- the LOC108994121 gene encoding cell division protein FtsZ homolog 1, chloroplastic-like, with protein sequence MATLQLGNPNKLISTSYIPSPFSRKRLTLGECIPQRSTTFRKRHHFGVVNCSFAPVESARIKVVGVGGGGNNAVNRMIGSGLNGVDFYAINTDSQALLKSAAENPLQIGELLTRGLGTGGNPLLGEQAAEESKEAIASALKGSDLVFITAGMGGGTGSGAAPVVAQISKEAGYLTVGVVTYPFGFEGRKRSLQALEAIEKLQKNVDTLIVIPNDRLLDIADEQTPLQDAFLLADDVLRQGVQGISDIIMIPGLVNVDFADVKAVMKDSGTAMLGVGVSSSKNRAEEAAEQATLAPLIGSSIQSATGVVYNITGGKDITLQEVNRVSQVVTSLADPSANIIFGAVVDDRYNGEIHVTIIATGFSQSFQKILLTDPRAAKLADKVAGAQESKGMPFPLKSSTSPSTIPSRQSPRKLFF